GTCCCACCGCGGTGCCCACGGTCGGCACGCCGGCGACCGCCGCCTCGAGCACGACGAGCGGCCCCGCCTCGTGGCGCGACGAGACGAGCAGCAGGTCGGCCTCGTCGACGAGCGTGCGGAGCGCGTCGCGGCCGAGCGGGCCGTGCCAGCGCACGATGTCTCCCAGCCATGCGGCGTCGGCGGAGCGGCGCAGCGCGCCACCGGTGGTGTCGCGGCCGACGATGTCGAGCGTGAAGCGCGCGCCGGCCTCGCGCAGGCGCCGCGCGGCGGCGAGGAGCATCGCCTGGTCCTTCACCGGCCGCAGGTCGCCGACGTGGAGCAGCCGCGCGGGACGTGCCCGATCGCGCGGGCGCAGCGGCGCGGCCGGCCACCGGTCGACGGCGACGCCTAACGGCACGCGCTCGGCGCGCACGCCGCGCGCGGCGGCGAGCCGCTGCATGTGCGGCGTGGCGACGGTGACGCGCGACGCGCCCGCCGCCGCGACGGCGGCGCCGGCGCGGCCGACGAGCGTGCACCGCATGCCGTAGCCGATGTCGCGCATCGCCACGTGCTCGCCGCCGGACGGGCTGTAGACGACGGGCAGCCGGTGACGCCAGCCGAGCAGCGCCGCGTACGCGCCGGCCCAGCCGAAGAACGCGTGCACGACGTCGAAGCGCGCCACGGCGTGCTGCGCGCCGAAGCACGCGAGCAGCCGGCGCAGCTTGCGCGGCGCCGAGCCGACGTCGTGCACGCGAGCGCCGAGCAGATCCCACTCGCCCGGCGCGTCGTCCTGGCCGAGCGCGAAGACGTGCACGTCGTGCCGCCGCGCGAGACGCTCGAGGAGCCACAGCCGCGCCGGGATGACCCGGTCGGTGCCGCTGCGGTCGACGCCGCCCGGGAGCACGAGGGCGAGCCTCATGCGCGGGCGACGGACTCGTACGCGGTGCGCAGCTCGCGCCCCACGGCGTCGAACGTGAGCGCATCCTCGAAGCGCGCGCGCGCGGCCCGGCGCAGCGGCTCGCGCGCGCGAGCGGCCCACGCGACCATCGCGGCAGCGAGCGCGGTCGCGTCGCCGACGGGTGTCAGCGAGCCCGCGTCGCCGACGATGCGGCGCGCGGCGGGGATGTCGGTGACGAGCGGCGCGGTGCCGCACGCGAGCGCCTCGAGCAGCGAGTAGCCGCTGCCCTCGCGGTGGCTCGCCTGCACGAAGAAGTCGGCGGCGCGGAAGCGCAGCTCCATCTCCGCGTGCGGCCGCCTGCCCAACAGCCGCACGTGCCCGCGCAGCGCGGGCGATCGCACGACGCGGCGTCGCACGGCGTCGAGCAGCGGTGCGTGGCCGAAGCAGCACCACAGCCGCGCCTCGGGGAGCTCACGCAGCGCGCGCTCGAACGCGTCGAGCACGGTGAGCGGGTCCTTGTTCGCGTCGAGCCGTCCGGTCCACAGCAGGCACGGGTCGCCGAACATGCCGGTGGCTCGGCGCGCCTCGTCGCGGTCGCCGGGGGTGAACGCCGTGGAGCTCTCGAGCACCTCGAACACCGGGACGTCGCCGCGCAGCGCGCCCGCGTCGACGAACGGCGCGGCCTGCTCGCGCGCGGTGAACGCGACGCCGACGACCGGCGCGTAGGCCCACCGCCAGGCGTGCCGGCGCCACCCGTCGGGCGGGACGGACCCATGATCCTGCACGAGCACGGGGATGCCGCCTAACGAGTCAGCGAGCCGGCGCGCCGCGAGCGGATGGTTCAATCCGTGCACGTGCACGACGTCGGGCGCCAGCTCGGCGACGCGCCGGAGGATGCGCGCGGGGCGCCGCGCGACGCTCGCGCCACCCGGCAGCCGCACGGGCGGGTGATGGCCGTCGTCGAGGAAGTGATACGCGACGCCGCCGATCGCCACCGACTCGTCGCGATGCGCGGCCTGCACGACGCTGACGTCGATCCCGGCGCGTGAGGCGGCACCGGCGACGGCCGACAGCGTGGGCCACGCGCGCAGCAGCGACGCCGCCGGCCGTCGCTCGGCGTCGGCGTGAAAGCCCACCTGCACCACGCGCAGCGCGCTCATCGGACAGGACGCGTCGACAGGAGCAACAGGAGCCGTTCTCTCTCGACAGGATGAACAGGACGGACAGGATGAGAACCAACACCAAAGGCCTTGCACGTGTTGTTGGTTCTCATCCTGTCCGTCCTGTTCATCCTGTCAAAACGAATAGGACCGGTCATCCTGTCGCTCCAGCACGAGCCCGGGCTCGAGCCCGAGCACGTCGGGCGGCAGCGCGGTGCGCGCGACGAGCTTCGGTCGGCCGTCGACGACGATGCGCGCCGTCTCGACGCCGCAGTGCGCGAACCAGTCCGCGAAATCGGGATCCGCGAGGACCGGCGCGCCGTCGCGCACGACCGCACGCACCGTGTCGCGCCGCGCGCAGAGCAGCGCCTCGTACGGATCGAGCCCCGCGCGCAGGATCACGCAGTCGCCGACCGCGCCGGGACGCAGCGTGCCGCGGTCGCCGAGGCGCAGCACGCGCGCAGCGCCGGTGGTGACGAGGCGCAGCAGCTCGGCCGGCGACAGATCGCTGTGCGCGCGCGCGACGC
This DNA window, taken from Gemmatirosa kalamazoonensis, encodes the following:
- a CDS encoding glycosyltransferase family 4 protein — its product is MRLALVLPGGVDRSGTDRVIPARLWLLERLARRHDVHVFALGQDDAPGEWDLLGARVHDVGSAPRKLRRLLACFGAQHAVARFDVVHAFFGWAGAYAALLGWRHRLPVVYSPSGGEHVAMRDIGYGMRCTLVGRAGAAVAAAGASRVTVATPHMQRLAAARGVRAERVPLGVAVDRWPAAPLRPRDRARPARLLHVGDLRPVKDQAMLLAAARRLREAGARFTLDIVGRDTTGGALRRSADAAWLGDIVRWHGPLGRDALRTLVDEADLLLVSSRHEAGPLVVLEAAVAGVPTVGTAVGHVAEWAPDAAVAVPVGDADALARETAALLDDEPRRLALAVAAQRLALGMDADATAAAFERIYAAL
- a CDS encoding glycosyltransferase family 4 protein translates to MSALRVVQVGFHADAERRPAASLLRAWPTLSAVAGAASRAGIDVSVVQAAHRDESVAIGGVAYHFLDDGHHPPVRLPGGASVARRPARILRRVAELAPDVVHVHGLNHPLAARRLADSLGGIPVLVQDHGSVPPDGWRRHAWRWAYAPVVGVAFTAREQAAPFVDAGALRGDVPVFEVLESSTAFTPGDRDEARRATGMFGDPCLLWTGRLDANKDPLTVLDAFERALRELPEARLWCCFGHAPLLDAVRRRVVRSPALRGHVRLLGRRPHAEMELRFRAADFFVQASHREGSGYSLLEALACGTAPLVTDIPAARRIVGDAGSLTPVGDATALAAAMVAWAARAREPLRRAARARFEDALTFDAVGRELRTAYESVARA